A region from the Leptolyngbya sp. 'hensonii' genome encodes:
- a CDS encoding cytotoxic translational repressor of toxin-antitoxin stability system — translation MKLEVRYERSFLQDLKDLEPAAYQRIRQFVFDDFLTLGQLRDLPELHQIGASAIFYRFTLDNYLVGIEITGEIIKFLRILPIPDI, via the coding sequence GTGAAGCTTGAGGTAAGATACGAAAGGTCATTTCTGCAAGACCTGAAAGACCTGGAACCAGCTGCCTATCAGCGGATTCGACAGTTTGTGTTTGATGATTTTCTCACTCTCGGCCAGCTCCGCGATTTACCAGAGCTGCACCAGATCGGAGCCAGTGCAATTTTCTACCGATTCACTCTAGATAATTATCTGGTGGGTATTGAAATCACCGGTGAAATCATCAAATTTTTGCGGATTCTGCCCATACCGGATATTTAG